One Bradyrhizobium manausense DNA segment encodes these proteins:
- a CDS encoding response regulator, with protein sequence MTLPVSIIMIEDDEGHARLIERNIRRSGVNNEIISFANGTDAMKHLFGPDGSGLVQKGNALLILLDLNLPDMTGIDILKQIKENKYLKASPVVVLTTTDDSQEIKRCYELGCNVYITKPVNYENFANAIRQLGLFFSVIQVPPAAP encoded by the coding sequence ATGACTCTGCCCGTCAGCATCATCATGATCGAGGACGACGAGGGACACGCCCGCCTGATCGAGCGCAACATCCGCCGTTCGGGGGTGAACAACGAGATCATCTCGTTCGCCAACGGCACCGATGCGATGAAGCATTTGTTCGGGCCCGATGGCAGCGGGCTCGTGCAGAAGGGCAATGCGCTGCTGATCCTGCTCGACCTCAACCTGCCTGATATGACCGGGATCGATATCCTGAAGCAGATCAAGGAGAACAAATATCTCAAGGCCTCGCCCGTGGTGGTGCTGACCACCACCGACGACAGCCAGGAGATCAAGCGCTGCTACGAGCTCGGCTGCAACGTCTATATCACCAAGCCCGTCAATTACGAGAATTTCGCCAATGCCATCCGGCAACTCGGCCTGTTCTTCTCGGTCATCCAGGTCCCGCCCGCCGCCCCATGA
- a CDS encoding sensor histidine kinase, producing the protein MNQQRTPTLLYIDDDAALARLVDRGLTRRGYKVIHAASGEEGLERIRSASSRGSSDGCIDVVALDQYMPGLDGLETLEQIMAISGAPPVVFVTASQDSSIAVTALKAGAADYLVKDVKGDFIPLLHVAAEGALRQAELQRAREEAEAEIHASRDRYAALAAERELLLREVNHRVGNSLQIIASLLHLQASSAGQDEVKAALTNAMGRVAAVAQVHRRLYTSQDLKSVVLNQYLDSLLEDLRRSAEGNRMSRLTVKAEPIEIDPDRAVAVGIIVNELVMNAVKYAYPDGAGPIHVELTSQGEDLLLSITDDGVGDNAKADPRSTGMGQRIVAAMATKLDATVERDPGHSGTRIILRFPRIPAAPGKANSAAAG; encoded by the coding sequence ATGAACCAGCAGCGCACGCCAACATTGCTCTACATCGATGACGACGCGGCGCTGGCGCGCCTGGTCGATCGCGGCCTGACGCGGCGCGGCTACAAGGTCATCCACGCCGCGAGCGGCGAGGAAGGCCTGGAGCGCATCCGCAGCGCCAGCAGCCGAGGCAGTAGCGATGGCTGCATCGATGTCGTGGCGCTCGACCAGTACATGCCGGGTCTCGACGGGCTCGAGACGCTCGAGCAGATCATGGCGATATCAGGCGCCCCGCCAGTGGTGTTCGTCACGGCCTCGCAGGATTCCAGCATCGCCGTCACCGCGCTGAAGGCAGGCGCGGCCGACTATCTGGTCAAGGACGTCAAGGGCGACTTCATCCCGCTGCTGCATGTCGCGGCCGAAGGCGCGCTGCGCCAGGCCGAGTTGCAGCGGGCCCGCGAGGAAGCCGAGGCCGAGATCCATGCCTCGCGCGACCGCTACGCCGCGCTTGCCGCCGAACGCGAGCTGCTGCTGCGCGAGGTCAACCACCGCGTCGGCAATTCACTCCAGATCATCGCCTCACTCCTGCATCTTCAGGCGAGCTCCGCCGGACAGGACGAGGTCAAGGCCGCGCTCACCAACGCGATGGGCCGCGTCGCCGCCGTCGCCCAGGTACATCGCCGCCTCTACACATCTCAGGATCTGAAGAGCGTCGTGCTCAACCAGTACCTGGATTCCCTGCTCGAGGATCTCCGCCGCTCCGCCGAAGGCAACCGGATGTCGCGCCTGACGGTGAAGGCCGAGCCGATCGAGATCGACCCGGACCGCGCGGTCGCGGTCGGCATCATCGTCAACGAGCTGGTGATGAACGCGGTGAAATACGCCTATCCCGATGGCGCCGGGCCCATTCACGTCGAGCTGACCTCGCAGGGCGAGGATCTGCTGCTGTCGATCACCGACGACGGCGTCGGCGACAACGCCAAGGCCGATCCCCGCTCCACCGGCATGGGCCAGCGCATCGTTGCGGCCATGGCAACCAAGCTCGATGCCACCGTCGAGCGCGATCCCGGCCATTCCGGAACCCGCATCATCCTGCGGTTCCCCCGCATCCCCGCCGCTCCAGGCAAGGCGAACAGCGCCGCGGCGGGCTGA
- the aat gene encoding leucyl/phenylalanyl-tRNA--protein transferase — protein MTSRDSASSEITPAVLLRAYACGIFPMAESADDPTLFWVEPEMRGVIPLNGFRVASRLARTVRTDAFRVTVNTAFKATIAGCAAPQAGREDTWINKRIRDLYGGLFELGHCHSVEAWQGDDLVGGLYGVSLGRAFFGESMFHTARDASKVALVHLVARLIHGGFELLDTQYVTEHLKSFGAAEISRRRYTALLDKALAGEPGDFLRLSSGDAIPGTRALEIIATRQ, from the coding sequence ATGACTTCGCGCGACTCCGCCTCGTCTGAAATCACGCCGGCCGTGCTGCTGCGCGCCTATGCCTGCGGCATCTTTCCGATGGCCGAGAGCGCCGACGACCCGACGCTGTTCTGGGTCGAGCCGGAAATGCGCGGCGTGATTCCGCTCAATGGATTTCGTGTCGCCTCGCGGCTTGCGCGCACCGTGCGCACGGATGCGTTTCGCGTCACCGTCAACACCGCGTTCAAGGCGACCATTGCCGGCTGCGCGGCGCCGCAAGCCGGGCGCGAGGACACCTGGATCAACAAACGCATCCGCGATCTCTATGGCGGCCTCTTCGAACTCGGCCATTGCCACAGCGTCGAGGCCTGGCAGGGCGACGACCTCGTCGGCGGCCTCTACGGCGTGAGCCTGGGGCGTGCCTTCTTCGGCGAAAGCATGTTTCACACCGCGCGCGACGCCTCCAAGGTCGCGCTGGTGCATCTGGTCGCGCGCCTCATCCATGGCGGCTTCGAGTTGCTCGACACGCAATATGTCACCGAGCATCTGAAGAGCTTTGGCGCGGCCGAGATCTCGCGGCGGCGCTACACCGCGCTGCTGGACAAGGCACTCGCGGGCGAGCCCGGCGATTTCCTGCGATTGTCCTCAGGCGACGCGATCCCGGGCACGCGCGCACTTGAGATCATCGCCACACGGCAATGA
- a CDS encoding DUF2155 domain-containing protein, with product MSNKPDSLLKPREMFKTYTLTGLAALLAATALTVATPAHAQIGTIFSDPPPLRPPGSIPRGGQPQPQPTPDDDEEVPELPPQGRVLPSRPMPRQGNALPGPVETQPLAPPPGSPVAPQNQPPVVVAPPGAAPGQRQPQQKGGTQQGAVPQAPASLQPGDEVVTEPPAQKIVNKKATFSGLDKITGRIINFDEDIGETVQFGALRVKTDACYTRPATEAANTDAFVEVDEITLQGEVKRIFSGWMYAASPGLHGVEHPIYDIWLTDCKEPQQTIATAAPDPATKPAPPPPPPAQKKAAPKQAVQRPQQPLPPPQPAPPPPPPPEQRPGLFGIPGFGR from the coding sequence TTGCAACGCCGGCCCATGCGCAGATCGGTACGATCTTCTCCGATCCGCCGCCGCTGCGGCCGCCGGGGAGCATTCCCCGTGGCGGGCAGCCGCAGCCACAGCCGACCCCTGATGACGACGAAGAGGTGCCCGAGCTGCCGCCGCAGGGTCGCGTGCTGCCGTCGCGCCCGATGCCGCGCCAGGGCAATGCCTTGCCGGGACCGGTCGAGACCCAGCCGCTGGCGCCGCCGCCGGGCAGCCCCGTCGCGCCACAGAACCAGCCGCCCGTCGTGGTTGCACCTCCCGGCGCAGCTCCTGGCCAGCGCCAGCCGCAGCAGAAGGGCGGGACCCAGCAAGGCGCCGTGCCTCAGGCCCCGGCGAGCCTGCAGCCGGGTGACGAGGTCGTGACCGAGCCGCCGGCCCAGAAGATCGTCAACAAGAAGGCGACCTTCTCCGGGCTCGACAAGATCACCGGCCGCATCATCAATTTCGACGAGGATATCGGCGAGACCGTGCAGTTCGGCGCGCTGCGCGTGAAGACCGATGCCTGCTACACCCGGCCCGCGACCGAAGCTGCCAACACCGACGCGTTCGTCGAGGTCGACGAGATCACCTTGCAGGGCGAGGTGAAGCGGATCTTCTCCGGCTGGATGTATGCCGCAAGCCCCGGCCTGCACGGCGTCGAGCATCCGATCTACGACATCTGGCTCACCGACTGCAAAGAGCCGCAGCAGACCATTGCGACCGCGGCTCCGGATCCCGCGACCAAGCCCGCGCCGCCACCGCCGCCTCCGGCCCAGAAAAAGGCCGCGCCCAAGCAGGCCGTGCAGCGTCCGCAGCAGCCTCTGCCGCCACCGCAGCCGGCCCCGCCGCCACCTCCGCCGCCGGAGCAGCGGCCGGGCCTGTTCGGTATCCCAGGGTTTGGCCGCTAG